In Fragaria vesca subsp. vesca linkage group LG1, FraVesHawaii_1.0, whole genome shotgun sequence, the sequence TGGAATATTGAGAATTAGGTCGCAATGAGTTCCACATTCCCCACGTTCAAGTTTCCATGCAGATTAGCTCAGATACCTTTCTTGGTGCTTCTCTTGGTTGAGGTGTATATGGAGTCCGAGGTAAGAATCTGGTCACCAGCAATCTCGCCATACATCAATGTTTTCACCACTACCAACCTGCCATCGAAAGCTTCTTTGTAGTACCTCTCTAGCCTGCCAGATACTGCACCATGGGATACACAAGGTTTGCTCACCCAACTCTTCCTTTATGAAGTTATCGTTAGGAAAACGCATTGCCTTTAGTTTGGCAATAAGAGACTCTAGATTACGTAAAATTCTCCACCCTTGCTTCACTAACTTCCCCATATTGAACCAGTGAAGATTTTTGAATCTCATGCCTCCATCTTTATTTCGAAATAGTGTCTATCCCAAGCTCTCCAATGTATCTTCTGCTTTTCTTTCAGAATCACCCCACCAAAAACCTGCACACAATTGTTGCAAGTCTTCACACAAACCCACTGGTAGCCTATAGCAATTCATCGCATAGCTTGGCAGACTCTGTGACTGCTTTTGCGAAGATTTCTTTTCCTGCTCCATTTAGCAGGTTAGCTAACCACTTTGTCAAATTCTCTTTCAGATAACTAAAAGGTGCTGCTTTGGATAATGAATGGATTCTTAGTTCTTACATTGATATCAATGTTATTCATTTATCTCCATTTGTGCAGATCTCAACATGACTTGGTAAATAATCAACTAGTGTGCTTCACCTGCTCAAATGTTTTAATTGTTTTTCTAAGGGGGAGTTTAATTTGAATAGAAAGAAACACTTTTTTGGTTGAGCAAATCATAGTGTTCTTGGTCTGTTAATTCCACTACATTAAGTTTTTATAGAAGTACAATAAACATTTCAGATTCTGAGTTCCTGTATTTCTTAGCATTATTGAGTCATTGCTATCCTCTCCTCTTGCATTTGGAGCCTTCTCTTCCCGCCTGCCTGCATCATAGTCTCTCATAATCGAGTTTTTCTGACTGCAAGGGAACACAGAAGTCAATCAACAGAAAGCCCAAATGACAAGGATCGAGTCTCAACACATATAACTATGCGAATGGTCACTTGGTAAACAAGCATGCTTTAGAATAACAACTGTTGAGATTCAATGAGCTCAAGCTTGATCAGAATTTGAAGCCTGAGTATTGTGTGATCGACCTAAGAAGAGTCATCAAGCAAGTACCTTGATGAGCATTTCTGTTGGAAGCCATGCTGGTGCTGTAGGTACCCCAACCCATGCTATCTATTAACATGTATAGTTTACATAGTTAATGACTATTCAACTACACCTGCGGTTACTGCAAAATGAATGAAAAGGCATTGAAGCCACAGACAGAATAGGAGTTTCGTACCAGTGCATACTCTCCAGTCTCAAATATGCGCAAATCCAATACCTGAAAGTGTTTCTTTCAGTCACACTTCACAATTCATCAACATCTAACCAACTCTTTTCAGTCTTTCTTCTTAAACCTCACCACATTAACTTGGCATTATTTCGCCTAGTTGGTTATGTGAAAAAGTTTTAAGAGGCTACTTACCTCACCACGGTCTTCATATATATAGTCCAACCCTTTGTAATAAGGTGGATGTCCAACAGATAGATACTGAAATCAAATTGTGCAGAACATCTCAGCATGCCAATGGATAATTCATGGAATGCCAACAGAATCATATTAGATTTCACAATTCAAAGTTTAATAGTACTTACATTAACACTGTTAAGGTACTTCTCTTTGTCCACCCTCACAATCTGACCCTTCTTCACTGCCCATATAGAAAGTTACTGACTAACAAGCAAAACACACACACACATTTTAAAGGAAGTATAGATACTCACTGGAATAGACAGGCTTCTTTGGAGGCTTAAGGGTGGCTGTGCCTTTGCTTGGACTTGAAGGCTGAGCATTGGAACTAGACTCTTGGGGAGTTTTGTCCTTTTCTGGTTCTGCAGCAGCTTTCACAGCTCTAATGGGCAAACGGTGAAGAGGGATTCTTCTCAAAGTCTGTGGGACGGGAGAGAAGGATGAGAATGAGTTGTGTGACAGGGTTGGAGAGAAAGCCATGGGAGTGTGAGAGCTTTAGTATTGTGTTTGTACGACCGACCTCTATTGAGAACAGATAAGAGATGATGCCTAGCCAGTCTTTTTTTTACAACGGCCAGCATTTGAAGACAAGTAGTCTTCTTATTACATCATTTAATTTATTTATTTTTTTGGAAAATATGAAAGATTTTAAGGAGGATCCCCGTCTTATACAGGAATCCTGGGATCATTGCATTGTTCTTCTTTACTGTTACTCTCCACAGCTCATTTACCTTTGTTCAATATTGATCGACTCTTATCCATACTTATTATTCCTTTAGTTAATCATGAAGAGCAACTTGAATATCTGGTATTTCTTATCTCTATGATCAGGCTTTGTATAATTGTATTGAGTAGCTAAGCCTCTAACAACACGTTTGGTGCAAGGGATTGTCTAACCCAGACTTAATTTCTAATGGAGTCCAAGACTACTCAAGTTAAGCTTATTCTACACTAAGCCTAACCCATGTTTGGTGGCAATATGACTGAAAAATAACACCTGCAAAACAATCAAAACTACAAACAATCTGCAAACCCAGAAACTCAGAACGCAATTCAATGGAAATGAGCAAGAGCTTGAACATTGTTAATTACTTGTAATCCCTTCTTCTTTTTTATGGTTACATGCATTCTAGCAATTGCTCGATAATTGGTCGATTATAATTCCAAATCTCTAGTTTTAAAAACCTGCAATGATCTTGTTCTCCATGTTATTAGCGTTAGGGCTGGTTATTAGAACGTGCATGTAGCAACATGTGTTACATTTGAGCAATATAATTATGTAGCAATATAATTTTTTAAGTTTCATTTGAGGGCAAAATTTGATAGTGGTTTAGAATATTACATGAAGGATGGACCGAGTAGATCCTTCTATGTTGATATCCGCAAAATTGTGTTAAAATTTTCAAACAGAGTTTGGATAGAGATTGCAATAGTTTAGTTGAAGATCACCAAATTTGGTTGGTGAGCCACTACTCCAGTAGTGGATCTTTGCTAAACTTATTCCTCCATTTTGTCCAAACTTTTAGATGGTGTCTTACATATTGTCTCCATTAGCAATGAGATATCAGTTTCAATAGAAAAGAATAACATGTGCTTATGATACACCCCTTATGTATTGCTAATGATTCATGAATAGGTGATATGCACAAATGCTTCCATGCTTCCATCACAATGGAAACAATAGGGAGCCATATAGTTGAACTCTTTGGGTCTCAAAAGTTGACCAGCCTACCTCAAGAGAGTTCAAATTCAACATCAAATTAATAACATGCAAGAACAAAGTAGAAGGATTTTCTTTTTGGCGAGACACAGTCAAAAATTTCACTAAAAAGCAAAGTGACATATAACTCATACTTTTGATTTCAACTTTGTGGAAGTGTTAGAGGGGTTTTTGAGAGCTGGTATGGAGAAGGTGACAATGGTGGTGGAATTTACTTTCTTAACTATGAAAATAAGAAAAATAAATAATTACACATTCAAGGTAGCATGATAAAAAAAATTACTACCTTAACTCACCTGCTCATTCTAGCGATATCACTTGAAAAATAAAAATTTCAATCTTACGAGTCAAAAACATTAAAAGTTTTGGAACTTAAAAGATAGGAAAAGCATCTTGTGATGTTTCCAAGAGCCATAACACTAGGACTCGGTTTTAGTACATAATTGAGTATGATATGTGACAAGAACCTCCACCTGAGCATTTATAGAGTAGTTACTGATCATATAGCAAACAACCCAAACTAAGCTAGTTGCAAATATAATTTTCCATCAATTATGCTGAATCAATTATCAAAAGCCAAATAAGAATCAGATGAAAAATGGTTGTGAAAAAGAAAGAGAGAAAAATTATGAAAAAGACAACCTCAAGTCCTCGACTCGTTTTGGGTTAAGAAATGCCAAAGAATAGTCCAACTTGTTCAACGGCAGCGATGATATATAAAAAGGTCAAATAACTTCAACTCTTCCCCAAAGCAAGAACATTTAAATCAAAAGCCTCTCCCACTTCTACTCAACTCATCTTTCTTCTTAAAGACTCGACCTTTCTACTTCTCTCCCTTCCAATTCAATACCCTTTTGATTCTTCTTCACCTCTCGCGCCTCTCTAGCTCTCAGAAACTTGATGGGTTCTCTGTGATTCCAACTCTTTGTGTAGAGCTGCTGAGGTTTTTGACTTGAACTGGGCTCAAAGGTGATCAAACTCTGTCTCTATTGGTTTTTGCAAGTTTCTTGCTTTTTGTATTAGATTTTGATTATTCAGTGGCTAAATTCAAATGGGTAGTTGTTGTTATTGCTTCTGCATCATTGGTTTGGTTTGTTCTTCATAGCTGGATTACATGTGTTTTGAGCATCAATAGAGATTTTGCTTAATTGAATCAGGTGAAGCTAGAAATCATTACAAGTTTTGATTTTCCATTTTCCATGGAATCAGCCTCAGGCCAAATGTTAGTGTGATTGAAAATGCTAGATTTCTTTTCATTTGATTCTGTTAGTTCAGTAGTGACAAAGGTGGCGCAGGACAAGATTTCTGGTTATATAGGGTCCTTGACCGATGAGGTCGAATGGGCAACATTCTGATTTTATAAGTTTTATTGTTTGGTTAGTTTGAGTTGGGTGATCCCAGCAGGGAGTCTTACTTTACTAAGTGTTAGACTTTGGAAAAGTTAAAAAAAGGCTAAACCTTTCTGGTGCAGCAGTGTGTTTGCTGTCATATGGGTGCTTTGGATTGAAAGGAATATTTACTGTTTAATTCTAAAGGTGCAGGGATGGAGGAACTTCAGGTTAGAGTGTAGTTCTTGGCGGCTTTATGGGATTCTGTTATGCTTTGTAGAATTCAGTGACTGTAGCATTGCTTTTATTTTGCTTGACTGGAGGGCAGCTGTAGTCTAAGCACAGGGATCATGGGGTGGTCGTCTGCATCGTTTACTAATATTTTGCTAGATTTTTTTTCTGCTGTTGTTCTTTCTTTTTGCTTGTGAACTACTTGTCCACTTTAATGGCTTCATTATTTCTAATCAAGATTTTTTTTTTTTTCAAACAAAAGAAAAGACTCCCACTAAAGCTTCTTGTCAAGCTTGACTGTGTCATATACAAGCACTAGATAGTGTAGAACTTCCTTTCTTGTTGGATGAATGTACACATTGCATAACTCCTGTATGCAGTTATTTATTTATTTTTTATTTTTCATGTAGCCCTTGTGTCCTTTGAAATTTGATTGGAACCAGTCCATGTGTTATCCCATAAGATTGTTTCTCTGTTGTGGGAAGTTCAGTCTGGGATCAATGCAGGATGTCAGAGAGCATTCAAATGTTCATGGTTTTTTTTTCCTAAATGCTCTCTCAAACTTGGCATTGATTTACTCATTGGAGTGCGTGCTGAAGAATAATAAACCTTTCCATCTCCCTGTCTCCCTTTCCTGGTCTTTCATCTTATCAATGAATTTAGCATATCCATAAGTAGTAATTAACTTTTCTTGTATTGCATATAGGTTTTGATTTTCCATGAAGCCTTTTGAAAAGAATGAAGCTGATTTGGAAGATGGAAAGTTGGACAAAGACAGAGTTAAAACACCACGAAGTAATAAGGTGGTCAAAATACAAAACCAGGCCCTGTTGTCTGGTCTTGCGTATTGCATATCTTCATGCAGCATGATACTAGTTAACAAATTTGTGCTCTCCAGTTATGATTTTAATGCTGGAATTTCTTTGATGCTGTACCAGGTAACTATATTAAGTTTGATTCTAGGAGCATTGGCCATATTATTTTTCTCTTTGCTCAACTCTATTTAAGCAAAACAATTTGAAAGTATTTATAAAATCTAACAATCTCATTGTTCTTCTTTGGATGCAGAACTTCATCTCCGTTATTATAGTGTCTACATTAAGTTTGCTGGGGGTAATATCAACAGAACCACTAACATGGAGATTGGTTAAGGTCTGGTTGCCTGTGAATGTTATATTTGTTGGGATGCTCATTACAAGCATGTTTAGGTATGAAGTAGGTACATAATTCTTTCTATTAAAGGCCATCCTGGTGCTTACTGATGTTTAGAAATGGTCTATGACAGTTTATGACTTCTTACAATTAGTGCCAGCACTTGTTCAATGTAAAAGTTTTCATTCGCCCTTTATAAAAGAACACTTCAGAAGCAAGCTATGCAGATCTCTGATACTTTACAATTCCAAACCACATACCTATCATATTTCAAATGGAAAACATCATGTTTGAAGCATATATGATATGTTCTAGATACTACTAGGCAAGTTTCAACTCCTTTTGCTTTCAAATGGCAAAAGTATAGCTGTAACTTGTTGTTCAAATGACAAGTTTAGCTTAATCTTAGATTTAGTCCTCCGTTTTTTTTCCGGCCAAAATTCCATATAATGATACTTGAATCTTTGCTACATAAGATCTATTTTACATATTCTGATAACGGAATTACCAATCCATGAACACATATTGGCTTCTTGTAGTTTGATATATATATTTTGATGCCAGTATGTTAACATGCTGCTATGCGTTTATATTCAACAGTTAGGCTATGGATATATCTCTGGCTGATGAGTCTCTTAGATAGGGTTTGCTCATTACTGGGTTTTAATCATGGTGGTTTTCTGATTTATGTCTATGTACTTGCTTTGAGTCTCTGTATTTGGACACTGCTTAAAATCCATGCTCTTTCCTTTTATCATGTTTTACATGCATTCTTTTCCTGTCTGCAGCTTGAAGTACATCAATGTAGCGATGGTCACAGTCCTGAAGAATGTTACTAATGTGATAACTGCTGTTGGTGAAATGTATCTGTTTCAGAAGCATCATGACAGCAGAGTATGGGCAGCTCTGTTTCTAATGGTATGTTGTTCCGACTCACTTGAAAAATGTTAAGATTGGGATTTTAAAAATCAAAGCCAACCCTTAGTTTTACATCTTGTAGTTGTCTGGCTTGTTAGAGCCACTTGAAAGCGCTTTGTCATATTGTTCCTTCCTTTTTGCCTCATCATATCCTTGATTTTTTTTTCTTAGATGAAAAAAAGGGCTATAAAAAGCCCCTCTTAAACACCCTATTCGAGAAAGATCAAGGTACAAAGCTTTATAATGCTTGGTAAGGAAGTGTATGTTGCCAAACAGCCAAGTTGAGTTGATGGCCTAAGGGCAAAAAAGTATTCGCCAGAAAATTGGCTTCTCTCCAAATATGCATGAAATAGGTGTCCTCAAACAATTGCATCAAGTACTTGATATCCGCCAAAAGGGTTTTAATATGCCAGGGAGTAGCTATATGACCTTTGATGCTACCAATTAGGATTTTGGAGTTGCATTCAATCTTAATTTGTCACATGGATGTCAAAAACACAATTGATGAAAAAATTAGAGCCCATTCCATTGGGATAAGGAAAAAAAATGTTGAGATGATGAAAATATTAGTGTTCTGGGAGTCTGTCGGCCCCATTTCTATCATTGATTCATTACCGTGAGTCTCTATCTGAGGGGTCGAGTATCCCTCAGGGAAGATGTTTAGTGGGTCCACGTGCATACATCTTGACATAGATAAAATTGTATTGCCAAGATAGACTACTACATAGAAACCTCTTTGGACTTGAAAAGTAAAAAGTCACAAAGTTAATGTTGGTGATGCCTGCAGCTGCTGCAACTCACTATGAACTTTTTTGAAGATGTTATTCTGTTGCATACAAATACATTTGTGAGTTCTCATGATTTTGATAATGGCAACGGCTCTTACTTTTGCAGATAATCTCTGCAATTTCGGGAGGGGTGACTGATTTATCTTTTCATGCAATCGGCTATGCGTGGCAACTTGCCAACTGTTTCTTAACTGCATCTTATTCTGTGAGTACATAATATGGAGGCATCAATCTTTCTGTACAAATTATGCATCTCATTTTCTTCAAACTCCTGATTCATTTCCCTTATGCATATAAGCTCCTATGCTGAACTTGATATGGTAGATTCCATTATGTTGTTGATAGCTCAATGAAAATAACCCTTAGTTTATTCTCCTGGTGAACAAAATTATGCTCTTAGTGGTGAAAAATATAGGAAGAATACAGTTTAGAATTTTATTTATATGAAAACAAATTGAATCAGTTGCTCTGACATATTATTATCTTGGTTAAATATTATTTAGTCACATGGTAGAACGCAAAATCAGCAAGATGTCAGAGTGGACACTGCATCTAAAATCTGCAGTAATATTAAAAACTTCTTGGTCTGTTTATTGGATTTCTGTTGCCATGGATTTTAAGTTGAAGCATATCACTGATAATTATATTGTTTGTGCAGCTGACTCTACGGAGAGTCATGGATACAGCAAAGCATGTTACAAAATCTGGAAAATTGAACGAGTTTTCTATGGTCCTGCTAAATAACTCCCTTTCTTTGCCTCTTGGGATTCTTCTTATTTTTGTTTTCAATGAGGTCGATTATCTCTTTACCACGTAAGTATTCTGTTTTCTCTTTTTGATATCATTTAACTTTCAAGTAGCAGCAGATAACATCTGTATGGTATATGTTCTATGTTTCAAGGTTGTATT encodes:
- the LOC101295944 gene encoding uncharacterized protein LOC101295944 codes for the protein MAFSPTLSHNSFSSFSPVPQTLRRIPLHRLPIRAVKAAAEPEKDKTPQESSSNAQPSSPSKGTATLKPPKKPVYSMKKGQIVRVDKEKYLNSVNYLSVGHPPYYKGLDYIYEDRGEVLDLRIFETGEYALIAWVGVPTAPAWLPTEMLIKSEKLDYERL
- the LOC101294011 gene encoding GDP-mannose transporter GONST1-like, with translation MKPFEKNEADLEDGKLDKDRVKTPRSNKVVKIQNQALLSGLAYCISSCSMILVNKFVLSSYDFNAGISLMLYQNFISVIIVSTLSLLGVISTEPLTWRLVKVWLPVNVIFVGMLITSMFSLKYINVAMVTVLKNVTNVITAVGEMYLFQKHHDSRVWAALFLMIISAISGGVTDLSFHAIGYAWQLANCFLTASYSLTLRRVMDTAKHVTKSGKLNEFSMVLLNNSLSLPLGILLIFVFNEVDYLFTTPLLRLPSFWLVITLSGILGLAISFTSMWFLHQTGATTYSLVGSLNKIPLSVAGIVLFKVPTSLENSASIFFGLLAGVFFARAKMRERS